The Candidatus Paceibacterota bacterium genome contains the following window.
GGCGATGGCATCGTACTCATCATCGTATTTCAGATGCTTAGTTATTTTTAATATTTTCTCCAGCATAAAAATAATTTGTTTTTTGTCGCTCCTGCCATATCCTGTAACCGCCATCTTTATTTCATTTGGATGATGCTCTGAAATTTGTAGACCTCTTGAAGCACTTTCAGCTATTATTAGTCCCCTTACTTCTGCCACTTTTAGAGCAGTCTTCACATTTTTACTAAAAATAAGAGTTTCGATGGCTAATACGTCAGGATCGTATTTAGTTATAACTTTTATTATTTTTTCTAAAACTAGAGCTAGACGTTCTGGATGGGGAAGCTTGCTATCTGTTTCAAAGCATTCTGAATGAATAAGTGTCGATTTTCTAGCGATGCTTTCTATGACTGCAATTCCTAGCCGGCCATAACCCGGATCGATACCGAGAATTTTACTTTTAACTTCACTCAGCATTGGTGTAAACTTCTTGAACTTCATCATTATCTTCCAGTTCTTCTATTAGAGTAGATAGTTTTTCTCCGTCTGCTTCATTTACGTTTACTTTTATATTTGGAGTCCATTCTCCACTGGCACTTTTGGTAAAAGCCCACGAGGCGGCGCCGGGTGTAGCTAGTTCGTAACCATTTTCAGATAAAATGTGTTTTATTTCTTGTGCTGCTTTATTTCTATTATCTGTCAGAGCTTCTATGATGATAGCGCATCCTCCTGGGCCGTATGCTTCGTATGTAATTTGTTCCATTTCACCACTATCGCTACTCAAACCTTTTTTTATAGCCCTATCGATATTGTCGCTCGGCACATTTTCAGCTTTTGCTTTTTCTATAGCCGTGCGCAGACCGGGAGAGTTTATATCACCCTTAGCCTTCTTTGATTCTACTGTAATAAACCTCACAAGTTTAGAAAAAACTTTAGCCTTATAAGCATCAGTAACCGCCTTCTTATTCTTTATCTTTGACCATTTATTATGCCCGGACATATTTTTAAAATAACTTATTTTTAGGAAAATCCAAGTCTAAGTGCTCATAACCTAGTTTGGTGAGGGTGCGGCCGCGGGGAGTGCGTTCGAGGAGGCCGAGACGCAGAAGGTAAGGTTCATTGAATTCTTCTATGGTAGCTTCTTCTTCAGCTAGAGCGGCGGCTAAGGTGCCGAGGCCGACAGGGCCTCCTCCGAACTTATCAGCCATTACTTGGAGGAGCTTTCTGTCGGAATCGTTTAATCCGAGATGGTCGATGCCTAGGAGTTTCAGGGCGTCATGTATAGCATCCTCATCTAACTCTTTTTTATAGACCTGAGCGAAGTCGCGACTTCTTTTCAAAAGATAGTTTGCTGTTCTTGGGGTGAAGCGGGCTCTCCCCGCTATTTTCTTGGCTCCTTCTTTACTCAAAGATACACCTAAAATTTTAGCTGACCTTTCAATTATTTTTGATAACTCTTCTTCGGTGTAAAACTCTAATCGGAAAACTCCTCCAGAAAAGCGACTGCGAAGTGGGGAAGAGAGCATAGCGATGCGAGTGGTGGCAGCAATCAAAGTGAAAGGAGGGAGCTCCAGCTGAATAGTGCGTGCCGATGGGCCCTTGCCGATAATAATATCAAGTGAGCCTGATTCCATAGCCGGGTAAAGTATTTCCTCTACGGTTTTATTCAGGCGATGTATTTCGTCGATGAAAAGAATATCTCCGGCAGAAAGATTGGTCAGGATAGAAGCTAAGTCTCCTACTTTTTCTATTGCTGGGCCGGAAGTAATTTTCATTTGCGATGAACTCTCTTTTGCAATGAGGTGAGCTAGAGTGGTTTTACCAAGTCCTGGAGGGCCATAGAATAAAATATGTTCTGGGGGATGCTTACGTTCTTTGGCAGCTTCCAAAAGAATGTGAACGTTTTTCTTTATTGTTTCTTGACCGATATATTCATCCCACTTCGAGGGGCGCAGTGTTTGATCGAGAAAATCACCGCTTGCTCCTTCCTCACGCTCTTCCTTTTTGGTGCTTTTAGCCATATGGAGACTTGATTATAACTCAAAAAAGCCTCATTTTATCTCGGCTTGACATAATTAAGCTAGTATGCTATACTTCTGTTCGAGTTGAAATAAAGCAAGCTGTAAGGTATAAAACTCTTGCTTTCCAGAATCTTTCACAATCAGCGGCATGAATCTCTAAGCAACGGAAGCCTTACGGCTTTTTGAGCGTTTCTGCGTGGACATTCTGGTACTCTATTTCGGTAGAGTGTGCTGGAATTATCCTTGGCGAACCACTTAACTTTTGATGACTATTGAAAGTGTTGCTTAGAGATTCATGCCGCTGATTTTCTTTTAGCACTTTTTCTCTATAAGTTTAATTCTTCACATAAACTGTGCCGAATCAATTATTTTATCCCCATAGGTCGATTACTCGCTCCAACTCTTCTAATGAAGTTACTCCTTTTATTACTTTTATGACGCCATCCTGCTTCATGGTAAGCATGCCTTGATTTTCGGCGGCTTGATTTATCTCTCGTTCGCTTGGATTTTCTCTAACTATCTTTTCTATATTCTCGTCGGTAATAATAGCTTCGAATATTCCAATTCTGCCTTTGTATCCTGACATATTACACTTTTCGCAACCGCCAGGTTCAAAAAATTTTTCATAATGTAAATTATCTGCAAAAACTCTATCCTTTACGCCAGAGAGTATTTTGTCGACGATTTCTTTTTCTTGCGGTTTTGGAATGTATTCTTTACGACAATCGGGGCAAAGCTTCCTTACTAGTCTCTGGGCCATGGCGATATTTATAGCTGAAGTAATAACTTTTGAGTTTACTCCGAGGTCTACAAGCCTGGGGAATGTGCCGGCGGCATTGTTAGTGTGTAGGGTAGAAAAAACTAAGTGGCCGGTCAAGGCAGCGTTTACTGCTATCTCTGCTGTTTCGCTGTCTCTAATTTCGCCGACCATTATGACATCTGGATCCTGACGCAAGGCGCTGCGCAAACCTTCGAGAAAAGTGTAACCTTCTTTTTCGTTTGTTTGAGTCTGCACTATTCCAGGAAGATGGTATTCAATCGGATTTTCGATGGTGATTATTTTTATATCAGGTGTGTGTATTTTTTTTAGGAATGCATAGAGAGTAGTGGTTTTACCGCTTCCGGTTGGGCCGGTGTTTAATATCATGCCATTTGGTTTGCGAAGCTCGTGCAATATATTTTCCAGTAATTTATCGGGGATACCAAGTTCTTCAAGAGGGACAGAGATAGCGTTTGGATTGAGGACCCTTAGTACCACTGATTCACTATAAGCGCCTGGGATGATAGAGGAACGTATTTCTATCTCCTCATCCCTTATCTTGATACTGAACCGGCCATCCTGAGCTTTTTCTTTGGTGTTCAACTTCATTTCCGAAGTTAGTTTGATACGAGAAATAAGTAATTTATAAGTGTCGCTGTCGAAGTTCAAAATATCTTTCAGCACTCCATCGAGCCTGTAACGCAAACGCACATAAGTGTCCTCTGGTTCTAGGTGAACATCGGAAGCGTTGAGAGCGATCGCTCCAGCTAAAATTATTTCTAGTATTTTCGATATACGGTAGCTTTTCTTCTGGGATAGAACTTCCTCGATCATTTTCTTCACATCTTCTATATGGCGAACATTTTCAGTGATGGAGAGTATTTCTTCGTTGGAAATATCAATCGCTCCTGATTTGGTTTCGAAAGAATAGGAAAGATCTTTGTAGCGCAACCAGACTTTTTCTAAACTATCTTTAGAGGACATAAAAAGATTTGGGATAAAACCGCGTCTCTTCATATCCTCGATCACTTCGATTGTCATCGGATTGTTGGGAGAGAATATGGCTAAAGCTACTCTTTTGTCCACGATGTTAAATGGAGCCACTTCCGCTTTGCGAGCTACATCTTCCCTCACTACACGCAGAGCGTCGATATTGATAGGGGAGACAGAGAGGTCGATATAGGGCAAGCTATATTTTTTAGAAAGTTCTCGCGACAAATCTTCTTTTTCTGCATCGCGTATTTCATCCAACTTCTGATTCTGCTTTTCTTCATTAAAAATAACAGTCATAAATTAATTGTAACACATGACCTCACCCTGCCCTCCCCTTGTTTAAGGGGAGGGAATGCGGGATCGGGTGTATTTTTTGTTTACCTTGCAAAAAAGCAGTGGGTGTGATATAATATATAGCAGAGGAGATTAGTATGAAAACGAAATCTTTGGTTTTTACCGTGGTCATTTTGGCCATGGTCCTATCCACCGGCTGTCTAACCAAGGTGAGTGTGTCGGGAGGGCCCAATATCTATACCCCCTCGATCCCAATTCGCGGGGGGCTGTTTCCACCCCAACTCTTGCTCACCGTGAACAACATCACCACGTTTGTTCTGCGGGTGGACGCCATCTCTTCGGTCGACAGCGTCGCCGTAGAGATCGTTCAGGGGCAGAAGGCAAACTTGCCTTTCAGGCAGTTTTCGGGAGACTGCCGCGGGCTCAACGTGACGGTTGCCGCTCACAACCCGGAGACTGGGGCATTTGTCACGTCCGTCACGCGGACGTACAATGTCTGCGGGGGTCAAAACTTGACCCAGTTCTGGGATGTTCGCCAGGCTGGGAATCAGCAACAAAACGCGATCTTTTAAGTTCCTCCCCCGACAGCTGGACAAACCGCCTCGCGACATGGCCAAAGAGCTGTGCGCGAGGCGTTTTTCTTTGTGCTAAAATGCCTTTATGAAAGAGTATCTCTCCACAAGCACTGAAGAAACCGCCAAGATTGCTCATGATTTTGCTCGCTCCCTTTCCTTTGGAGAGCATCAAGGAGCGAGAGTAGTGGGGCTCTATGGTGAATTAGGATCGGGCAAAACTACTTTTATGAAATATGTGGCAGAGGCTTTGGGTGTTATCGAAACTGTTCAGAGCCCGACTTTTGTTATTATGAAAATATACAAGACCTCACCCTCTAGCATCTTTTCCCATTTGATACACATAGACGCATATAGAATAGAAAAAGAAGAAGAGATGGTACATCTCGGTTGGTATGAAATAACAGCTCTCCCCAAAAATTTGATTTGTGTCGAGTGGCCAGAAAGGATAGAAGGAATAATGCCTCCGCATAACAAAGTGTTTTTCGAACACGTGAATGAAAATGAAAGAAAAATTAAAATCCAATAGTAATCAGAATAAAAAATTGGTCCTGCTTGATGCGCACGCTATTATCCATCGGGCATATCACGCCTTGCCTGACTTTGCGACGAGTAAGGGGGAGCCGACGGGAGCTCTCTATGGACTTGTCCTGATGGTACTTAAAATAGTGGCCGACCTAAAACCCGATTACATCGTAGCTGCTTATGACTTGCCTAAACCGACATACAGGCATGAAGTATATAAAGACTATAAAGCCGGCAGAGTAAAAACTGATGATGCGCTCGTGGTGCAACTTGAAAAATCGAAAGAACTGTGCGAAGGCCTTGGCATACCAGTGTATTCCAAAGAAGGCTTTGAAGCCGACGATGTACTCGGTACTATTGTAGAAGAATTGAAAGGTGATTTAGCAAAATCGGGCATATCAGTGCCAGTAGACATAATTATTGCATCGGGTGATATGGACACGATGCAACTTGTGGGCAAGGGGGTAAAAGTATATACCTTAAAAAAGGGCCTAACAGATACTATTTTGTATGATGAAAAAGCAGTAAAAGAAAGATTTGGATTTGAACCTAAGCTCTTACCCGATTTTAAAGGACTTCGTGGTGACCCATCGGATAATATTATCGGTATAAAAGGTATAGGCGAAAAATCAGCCACAGAACTTATTGTAAATTTTGGTAGCATTGAAAATATATATAAAGAATTAGCGAAGAAAGGGGCGGAAGCTAAATTTGAAAAAGTCGGAATCAAAAAGAGGATAGTAGAACTTTTGAAAGAGGGTAAAGAAGAAGCGGAGTTTAGTAAAATGCTCGCAACCATCAGGCGAGACGCACCGATAGATTTCAAACTACCAGAGAAAACATGGAAAGAAGGGGTGGATTTGGCGAAAGCTAAGAAACTTTTTCAGGAACTGGAGTTCAGGAGTATGGGAGGGAAGTTGGAAGCGGTAATAGGGCAAGGAAATAAGCCCGCCCGCCTCGATAGCGAGAGCGTTTCGGGCGGGGAAATAAGAAAAGAAGAAAAGATTGAAGAAAATATAAACAGAGAAGAGTTGGAGGAGGCGAAGGTGGCGCTGTGGGTAGTGGATTCAAATAAGACTGATCCGAACTTGGAAGACATTTTGTTTTTTGGTAAGACGGAAGATTTCGCCAAAGCCAAAGAGGAGATATGGAAAGAGATGAAAAAAAGAGAAAGCGAAAAAGTTTTTGAAGAGATAGAGAGACCTCTCCTGCCTGTCATAAAAAAGATGCAGGAAAGGGGTGTGCTTATCGACGCTAAATTTTTGAGGGATTTGGACAAAAAATATTCCGATGAGCTTTTCGAGATACAGAAGAAGATTTGGCAGGAAGTGGGAGCGGAATTCAACATCAGTTCTCCGAAGCAACTGGGGGATGTTTTATTTAATAAATTGAAATTAGAAGTCAAAAATCAAAAGAAAACAGCTGGAGGGGCGAAATCGACCAAAGAATCAGAGCTTGAGAAGATGAGGGATTTGCACCCTATCATCCCTTTAGTTTTGGAATATAGGGAACTTTCCAAACTACTTTCTACTTATATCCAGCCGATACCAGAGCTTTTAGACAAGGAAGATAGACTTCATGCCACATTTATCCAAACCGGAGCGGCTACAGGCAGAATGGCTTCCAAAAATCCAAACATGCAGAATATCCCTATCGGCTCGGAGAGAGGTAGAGTGATAAGGAACGCTTTCCTAGCTCCCAAAGATTTCAAACTAGTAGCTTTCGATTATTCTCAGATAGAACTTCGGATCGCTGCATTTTTATCGGGTGATAAGAAACTCATAGATATTTTCAAAAGAGGAGAAGACGTACATACGGGCGTGGCCAGTTCTGTTTTTGGAGTCGCTCCTCTAGAAGTGACTAAAGAAATGAGAAGAAAAGCCAAAGTGATAAACTTCGGCATACTTTATGGTATGGGGGTGAATGCTCTTAGGGTAAATTTGGGGACAGAAAGGAAGGAGGCCCAAGAATTTTACAATAAATATTTTGAAGAATTTTCTGGCCTAGCTAAGTACTTGGAAAGTACTAAAGAAGAGGCATATAAAAATGGATTTACCAAAACATTTTTTGGTAGGCGCAGATATTTCGAGGGCATCAAATCCAAACTACCTTTCATCCGAGCTTCAGCAGAGAGGATGGCTATAAACGCGCCTATACAAGGCACGAGTGCTGACATCATAAAAATTGCTATGAATAGAGTGGACGAGTGGGTAGAGAAAGAGGGGTTAGCAGGAAAAGTGTATCTGACAATGCAGATCCACGATGAACTGATGTATGAGATAGAGGAAGGCGTGGTGGAGAAGGTGGTGCCGGAAATAAAAAAAATAATGCAGGACGTTATTTTACCTGACGATATTAGAGGAGTACCAATTATCGTCAATTCAAGCGTGGGTAATAATTGGGGAGAGATGAAATAAAATGCTGTATTTAATAATCGGAGCGAATAAAGAAGGGGTAGATAGAGAAATCGCTAAAGTGGCGAAAGGGGAGAGTATTTTGAAGATAGATAGCCTGTCGTGGGAGGTTGATATGGTGAGGGGGCTTATTGAGTCGAGCTCTTTGTTCGGAAGTGATGCAGAAGCTATCGTATTTGAAAGTGTTTTGGAGAATGAGGAAGCTAGGAATTTGATGGCAGGATTTGCGCTAAGGATGAATGGTTCCTCAAAAAAGTTTTTTATAGTGGAAGGTGAGACAGAAAAAGAAATGATAGAAGTCTTTGAAAAAGTTGAAGCAAAGATTTTTGATTTGAGAGAAGAGAAGAAAAATAGTTGGCAGAAGAAAGGGAAAGAAGTGGCGGGCTACAGTCCCTTCGCTTTGGGGGATGCTGTAGGCAAGGGGAGTGCTAAAGAGGCCTGGATAGAATATGTAAAAGCGAGAGGTTTTGGAGTGGGACCGGAGGAACTGCACTCACGGGTGTGGGGAAAGGTGAGAGATATGATCGCATCAGAGACTGCTCTTCCAGAAGAAATAGGCATTCATCCCTTTGTTCATAAAAAAGCTAAAGCAGATTTGAGGAATTGGCCAAAATTAAAATTACAAAATTTCGCCGACTCGCTTGTAGCTATTTATCACCTTGCGCGTATGGGAGGTGAGGACCTCGATGTGGCTTTGGAAAAAACTCTCCTTACCATCTAAACTAGTATCTAAGTCGGAGAAAATTTATATTTTTTATAAAGCTGGTATTACGATAAGTAAAACGAGATAGACTGACAATACTCCAAGCAAAAACGGCTGCCAGGATGATTTGGGAAACAGCCTCAGTATTTTTGACTGCAGCGAGAATAAAATTTAAGGCTCCTTCAAGATTATCCTTGGGCAAGTTCTGAACAACATTTTGAATAGAGACAAAAGAAAAAAGCCAAAAAGCAAAAGCTAAAGGCAATGCATACTCTGCATTTTTCATAACAAAATTTTTACCGTAGATTATGTAAATGCGTCGCATGACGCGAGTTTGGAGTTCGATGTTCATATTAATTCAATGTTTTATATAGAGGTTTGTCGAAGCTTTTGTGCATTTCGACGAATTCTTTTTTGGCCCTATGGGCGCGTACTCTGGCGGCGGCGCTCGATATGCCTAGGAGTTTACCTATTTCTTTGAAAGATTTGCCAAGCATGTAGTGTAAATTTAGTATTTCAGAGGCGCCCCTGTCTATCCTGCCTAGAATAGAACGAACATAATTGGTACTCTCTCGCACTTCAGCATCGCTTTCGACAGCGACTACGCTTACGATTTCCTCCGATAGAGGGATTTCCTTTGTGCGCCTCTTCCTTATTTGGTCGAGGATGCAGTTCTTCAGAATGGCGTTTGACCATTGTTTGAAATTTTTCTTGCCACTTTCGTTTTCGAGAAATTTCTTGCCATGTTTGTAAACTCGAACGAATGTTTCCTGGACTATGTCATCAGACTCGTCTTTTGAATGAGTCATTTTCCTTGCTATAGCAAGAAAGCGACCACTGTGCCGGTTGAATAGCTCGGCGAACTGGGTCGGCTGTTTGTATGAAAGCTCTAATATTTCAAGATCACTCATTTAATATAAGCTTTAACTTCTTGCTTGTACTTGTATAACTCGAGCACAAGCTTAAATGTTACATACATAATACTCTTTGTAACTTTTGGTTTCAACTTTGAGTTATATAGGCACCGAGGTCGAATTATATATCCATGTGGCAAAAGGCACTTTACGAGGTGCCTTTTGTTTTGGCTTATTTTATAGTATATTTTTTCTCTATCCGCCCGTAGCTCAGTCGGTAGAGCAGCTCCCTTTTAAGGAGAGGGTCGCAGGTTCGATTCCTGCCGGGCGGACAATTATAGTGGTAGGTCGAAAGCGAAGGCGCCGGCGCTGGAGAATAGAAGGGAGAGTGTGATAGCAAGAAGCATTGTGTAAAAGGCAAAATTGCGTTTAAGTAAATTTGGGTCTTTATACTCGATGTAACCTTCGGTCAGAGTGAGGAGTGCTAGAACTAAAGCGACTAACTGGGTGTAAAGACCGATAAATAGTAGAAGCCCGCCTACTATTTCAACTGTTCCCAAAATTTTTACCCATATGTGTGGGCGTGATATACCAAGAGACAGAAAAGAATTTACCCATCTTTCCTTCTCATTTTTGAAAGCTAGGCTGCCGAGGTTAACAAAAATAAGGCCTGCTACCAGCCTCAAAATAAAAGGAGCGAGCATGGAGTAGGTCAGTAGGTCTGGAAATACGTTTAACATAAGGCTAGTATAACATTATGAATACTGTTTTGATACTAAATAACATAAGAAGTAATGAAAATGTGGGCTCTATTTTTAGAACAGCCGATGCGGCAGGAGTGAGTAAAATTTACCTTTGTGGTTACACTCCCGCTCCCATAGATAGGTTTGGCAGAAAAAACAAAGCTCTTTCAAAATCAGCTTTGGGAGCGGAGGAGTTTGTGGGGTGGGAGAAATTAACTTCCTTAAAGAAGTTAATTCAAAGATTGAAAGAAGAAAAGATGGAAAGATTAGGGAAACAGAAATTTAAGATAGTTGCTGTGGAGCAAAGTGAATACTCAAAAAATTATAAAAAAATAAAATACCCAAAAAATGTTGCTTTTGTTTTTGGGAATGAAGTAACAGGCCTTTCTAAAAAAGATTTAGAAATGTGTGATGAAATTGTAGAAATCCCCATGAAAGGGAAGAAGGAGTCTCTCAATGTAGCCGTAGCAGTGGGGATAGTTTTGTTTAGATAATTCACCCCACCCTTTAAAATAAGGAGTTTATGGCATAAGTTTGCTTTTTGGGTTAAAATATGATATGATTAGATGTAGATTGCAGAAAATGCCAAGAGGCAAATTTGCAATGATCTCACACAAAAAGGAGCTGTAAAAACGGTATGACCGAACAACAGACACCGAAACTAATGGGGGTTCTCGTCGAGCACCAAGACGCATTCTCCCCGCTACCGATCGAAGACGCCCAATGGGTGATTCGGAATCCCAAAGAAGCAATCTCACTCTTCTTGATTGCGGTGAAAAACCGAGTACGAGAAGCGGCGACTACGATCAAAAACATTCTCTCTCCAGTCAAAAAGATCACCATCGCGGCGACGGCGGAGAAGA
Protein-coding sequences here:
- a CDS encoding TrmH family RNA methyltransferase; translated protein: MNTVLILNNIRSNENVGSIFRTADAAGVSKIYLCGYTPAPIDRFGRKNKALSKSALGAEEFVGWEKLTSLKKLIQRLKEEKMERLGKQKFKIVAVEQSEYSKNYKKIKYPKNVAFVFGNEVTGLSKKDLEMCDEIVEIPMKGKKESLNVAVAVGIVLFR
- a CDS encoding DNA polymerase — translated: MKMKEKLKSNSNQNKKLVLLDAHAIIHRAYHALPDFATSKGEPTGALYGLVLMVLKIVADLKPDYIVAAYDLPKPTYRHEVYKDYKAGRVKTDDALVVQLEKSKELCEGLGIPVYSKEGFEADDVLGTIVEELKGDLAKSGISVPVDIIIASGDMDTMQLVGKGVKVYTLKKGLTDTILYDEKAVKERFGFEPKLLPDFKGLRGDPSDNIIGIKGIGEKSATELIVNFGSIENIYKELAKKGAEAKFEKVGIKKRIVELLKEGKEEAEFSKMLATIRRDAPIDFKLPEKTWKEGVDLAKAKKLFQELEFRSMGGKLEAVIGQGNKPARLDSESVSGGEIRKEEKIEENINREELEEAKVALWVVDSNKTDPNLEDILFFGKTEDFAKAKEEIWKEMKKRESEKVFEEIERPLLPVIKKMQERGVLIDAKFLRDLDKKYSDELFEIQKKIWQEVGAEFNISSPKQLGDVLFNKLKLEVKNQKKTAGGAKSTKESELEKMRDLHPIIPLVLEYRELSKLLSTYIQPIPELLDKEDRLHATFIQTGAATGRMASKNPNMQNIPIGSERGRVIRNAFLAPKDFKLVAFDYSQIELRIAAFLSGDKKLIDIFKRGEDVHTGVASSVFGVAPLEVTKEMRRKAKVINFGILYGMGVNALRVNLGTERKEAQEFYNKYFEEFSGLAKYLESTKEEAYKNGFTKTFFGRRRYFEGIKSKLPFIRASAERMAINAPIQGTSADIIKIAMNRVDEWVEKEGLAGKVYLTMQIHDELMYEIEEGVVEKVVPEIKKIMQDVILPDDIRGVPIIVNSSVGNNWGEMK
- the tsaE gene encoding tRNA (adenosine(37)-N6)-threonylcarbamoyltransferase complex ATPase subunit type 1 TsaE → MKEYLSTSTEETAKIAHDFARSLSFGEHQGARVVGLYGELGSGKTTFMKYVAEALGVIETVQSPTFVIMKIYKTSPSSIFSHLIHIDAYRIEKEEEMVHLGWYEITALPKNLICVEWPERIEGIMPPHNKVFFEHVNENERKIKIQ
- a CDS encoding GspE/PulE family protein, with the protein product MTVIFNEEKQNQKLDEIRDAEKEDLSRELSKKYSLPYIDLSVSPINIDALRVVREDVARKAEVAPFNIVDKRVALAIFSPNNPMTIEVIEDMKRRGFIPNLFMSSKDSLEKVWLRYKDLSYSFETKSGAIDISNEEILSITENVRHIEDVKKMIEEVLSQKKSYRISKILEIILAGAIALNASDVHLEPEDTYVRLRYRLDGVLKDILNFDSDTYKLLISRIKLTSEMKLNTKEKAQDGRFSIKIRDEEIEIRSSIIPGAYSESVVLRVLNPNAISVPLEELGIPDKLLENILHELRKPNGMILNTGPTGSGKTTTLYAFLKKIHTPDIKIITIENPIEYHLPGIVQTQTNEKEGYTFLEGLRSALRQDPDVIMVGEIRDSETAEIAVNAALTGHLVFSTLHTNNAAGTFPRLVDLGVNSKVITSAINIAMAQRLVRKLCPDCRKEYIPKPQEKEIVDKILSGVKDRVFADNLHYEKFFEPGGCEKCNMSGYKGRIGIFEAIITDENIEKIVRENPSEREINQAAENQGMLTMKQDGVIKVIKGVTSLEELERVIDLWG
- the ruvB gene encoding Holliday junction branch migration DNA helicase RuvB, with product MAKSTKKEEREEGASGDFLDQTLRPSKWDEYIGQETIKKNVHILLEAAKERKHPPEHILFYGPPGLGKTTLAHLIAKESSSQMKITSGPAIEKVGDLASILTNLSAGDILFIDEIHRLNKTVEEILYPAMESGSLDIIIGKGPSARTIQLELPPFTLIAATTRIAMLSSPLRSRFSGGVFRLEFYTEEELSKIIERSAKILGVSLSKEGAKKIAGRARFTPRTANYLLKRSRDFAQVYKKELDEDAIHDALKLLGIDHLGLNDSDRKLLQVMADKFGGGPVGLGTLAAALAEEEATIEEFNEPYLLRLGLLERTPRGRTLTKLGYEHLDLDFPKNKLF
- a CDS encoding sigma-70 family RNA polymerase sigma factor, encoding MSDLEILELSYKQPTQFAELFNRHSGRFLAIARKMTHSKDESDDIVQETFVRVYKHGKKFLENESGKKNFKQWSNAILKNCILDQIRKRRTKEIPLSEEIVSVVAVESDAEVRESTNYVRSILGRIDRGASEILNLHYMLGKSFKEIGKLLGISSAAARVRAHRAKKEFVEMHKSFDKPLYKTLN
- a CDS encoding YebC/PmpR family DNA-binding transcriptional regulator; the protein is MSGHNKWSKIKNKKAVTDAYKAKVFSKLVRFITVESKKAKGDINSPGLRTAIEKAKAENVPSDNIDRAIKKGLSSDSGEMEQITYEAYGPGGCAIIIEALTDNRNKAAQEIKHILSENGYELATPGAASWAFTKSASGEWTPNIKVNVNEADGEKLSTLIEELEDNDEVQEVYTNAE
- a CDS encoding DoxX family membrane protein; this encodes MLNVFPDLLTYSMLAPFILRLVAGLIFVNLGSLAFKNEKERWVNSFLSLGISRPHIWVKILGTVEIVGGLLLFIGLYTQLVALVLALLTLTEGYIEYKDPNLLKRNFAFYTMLLAITLSLLFSSAGAFAFDLPL
- the ruvC gene encoding crossover junction endodeoxyribonuclease RuvC codes for the protein MLSEVKSKILGIDPGYGRLGIAVIESIARKSTLIHSECFETDSKLPHPERLALVLEKIIKVITKYDPDVLAIETLIFSKNVKTALKVAEVRGLIIAESASRGLQISEHHPNEIKMAVTGYGRSDKKQIIFMLEKILKITKHLKYDDEYDAIAIALTSEALIHNFKEKVFEK